A region from the Drosophila bipectinata strain 14024-0381.07 chromosome 3R, DbipHiC1v2, whole genome shotgun sequence genome encodes:
- the mRpL35 gene encoding large ribosomal subunit protein bL35m, which translates to MLRTLVAGALRNVCRQAPTAAVVPLLQSTQRASLVTLSKASLLPIPSVTASSPVSLLQIPALQGVTGAGSTRSVTKFSLVKGKRKTVKAVLKRFKRLEWGAWIRTHSGRQKKLFKKSAALRRRLKQHVFTNATQSWLLDKMVTSFWRRPKHYINDPYRPYHRRDEYFATQSKTFKV; encoded by the exons ATGCTGCGAACTCTTGTGGCAGGCG CTCTGCGAAATGTATGCCGGCAGGCGCCGACGGCGGCAGTGGTGCCACTGCTCCAGAGCACACAACGTGCTAGCTTGGTCACCTTGTCCAAGGCGAGCCTTTTGCCGATTCCCTCAGTAACTGCCTCTAGCCCAGTGAGCCTGCTGCAAATACCTGCTCTCCAAGGCGTCACTGGAGCCGGCAGCACAAGAAGTGTTACCAAGTTCTCGCTGGTCAAAGGCAAACGAAAGACCGTCAAGGCCGTGCTCAAGCGGTTCAAGCGATTGGAGTGGGGTGCCTGGATTCGCACCCATTCGGGACGCCAGAAGAAGCTGTTCAAGAAGTCAGCGGCTCTGCGGCGGCGCCTGAAACAGCACGTCTTTACCAACGCTACCCAGAGCTGGCTGCTGGACAAGATGGTAACCAGTTTCTGGCGTAGACCCAAGCACTACATCAACGACCCCTACCGGCCCTACCACCGGCGAGACGAATACTTTGCCACGCAGTCAAAGACATTTAAAGTGTAA
- the LOC108130578 gene encoding pre-mRNA-processing factor 17, with protein sequence MLGLQSYGSSSEGESDHEEATAAEAPVPAHLQPVDKTHSLSTQIAICAAPAVVPIGASAVPRTLDPTLKEVTYNPRYEEMYTPVKGPDHPDMTMQQRAPRNTLAGYVEKAHINAFEFENQRRTFHTYGYALDPSVDEQADGKSYVGDLQSAYDDNGKTVFEAPKAKKMRKQEKNDNPEDIDGFLGPWGRFENEVTVAKPNEQERAELDELLSKRHKRGRIPEDKPLEEKSTLHIKDQYDYQGRSYLHAPHDLGVNLRSNAPPPKCFLPKAHIHTWTGHNKGISSIRWFPKTAHLLLSGSMDCRVKLWEVYGERRCIRTFSGHRQAIKDIAWNNKGTNFLSASYDRYIKLWDAETGDVVSRFTTRKMPFCVKFHPDNSKQHLFVAGTSDKKIICWDTRSGDIVQEYDRHLGSVSTITFVDDNRRFVTTSDDKSMRIWEWDIPVDMKYIADPTMHSMPAVTLAPNGKWMACQSLDNKIVIFSALNRFKMNRKKTFTGHMVSGYACQLDFSPDMSYLVSGDGDGKCYIWDWKTTKMYKKWQAHDGVCISALWHPHEASKVVTAGWDGQIKYWD encoded by the exons ATGCTGGGCCTGCAATCGTACGGCAGCTCCTCGGAGGGCGAGTCCGACCATGAGGAAGCTACTGCCGCAGAAGCACCAGTTCCAGCCCATCTACAGCCCGTTGACAAGACACACTCGCTATCCACACAAATCGCCATTTGTGCGGCACCGGCGGTGGTGCCCATTGGCGCTTCGGCAGTGCCCAGGACCCTGGATCCCACGCTTAAGGAAGTCACCTACAATCCACGATATGAAGAGATGTACACTCCGGTCAAGGGACCCGATCATCCAGACATGACCATGCAACAGCGCGCACCGCGAAACACACTTGCCGGCTACGTGGAGAAGGCACACATCAATGCCTTCGAGTTCGAGAACCAGCGTCGCACTTTCCACACCTACGGCTACGCACTGGATCCCAGCGTCGACGAGCAGGCCGATGGAAAATCGTATGTCGGGGATCTGCAATCGGCCTACGACGACAATGGAAAGACCGTCTTTGAGGCTCCCAAGGCTAAAAAGATGAGGAAGCAGGAGAAGAACGACAATCCTGAGGATATCGATGGCTTCCTCGGACCCTGGGGTCGTTTCGAAAACGAGGTTACGGTGGCCAAGCCCAACGAGCAGGAGCGGGCCGAGCTGGATGAGCTGCTTTCGAAGCGACACAAGCGCGGACGCATTCCTGAGGATAAGCCGTTGGAGGAGAAATCAACCTTACACA TCAAGGATCAGTACGACTACCAGGGCCGGTCATATCTTCATGCTCCACACGATCTTGGCGTGAATCTACGTTCCAATGCCCCGCCGCCTAAATGCTTCCTGCCCAAGGCGCACATTCACACCTGGACGGGCCACAACAAGGGAATCTCCTCCATCCGCTGGTTTCCCAAGACCGCTCATCTGTTGCTTTCCGGCTCGATGGATTGCCGTGTGAAGCTGTGGGAGGTTTATGGAGAAAGGCGCTGCATACGAACCTTCTCGGGTCATCGGCAGGCCATTAAGGACATTGCATGGAACAACAAGGGCACCAACTTCTTATCTGCATCTTATGATCGGTACATAAAGCTGTGGGATGCCGAAACGGGCGACGTGGTGTCGCGGTTCACGACCCGAAAGATGCCATTCTGTGTTAAGTTCCATCCGGATAACAGCAAGCAGCATTTGTTCGTGGCAGGAACCTCTGACAAGAAAATTATTTGC TGGGACACTAGGAGCGGAGACATTGTACAGGAATACGACCGGCACTTGGGATCGGTTAGCACCATTACCTTTGTGGACGACAACCGACGTTTTGTGACCACCTCGGACGACAAGTCGATGCGCATCTGGGAATGGGACATACCCGTGGACATGAAGTACATTGCCGACCCGACCATGCATTCCATGCCGGCTGTCACCCTGGCGCCAAATGGCAAATGGATGGCCTGCCAGTCCCTGGACAACAAGATAGTCATCTTCTCGGCTTTAAATCGCTTCAAGATGAACCGGAAAAAGACCTTCACCGGTCACATGGTCTCCGGCTATGCCTGCCAGTTGGACTTCTCGCCCGATATGAGCTACTTGGTGTCTGGAGATGGTGATGGAAAGTGCTACATCTGGGACTGGAAGACGACGAAAATGTACAAGAAGTGGCAGGCGCACGATGGCGTCTGCATCAGTGCGCTGTGGCATCCGCACGAAGCCAGCAAGGTGGTGACTGCCGGCTGGGATGGCCAGATAAAATATTGGGACTAA
- the Idh3b gene encoding isocitrate dehydrogenase [NAD] subunit beta, mitochondrial produces MSMLARTVGRTLMQAAAARSAQSTTSVRKEHSHGAANRTTCTLIPGDGVGPELVYSLQEVFKAASVPVDFECYFLSEINPVLSAKLEDVVASIQKNKVCIKGILATPDYSNVGDLQTLNMKLRNDLDLYANVVHVRSLPGVKTRHSNIDTVVIREQTEGEYSALEHESVPGIVECLKIVTAKKSMRIAKFAFDYATKNQRKKVTAVHKANIMKLGDGLFLRSCEQVSKLYPRIQFEKMIVDNTTMQMVSNPNQFDVMVTPNLYGAIVDNLASGLVGGAGVVAGASYSSETVVFEPGARHTFAGAVGKNLANPTAMLLCGVKLLRHINLPTYGEVIQNAINKVLVDGKIRTKDLGGQSTTQDFTRAVILNMS; encoded by the exons ATGTCGATGCTGGCCAGAACCGTTGGGCGCACCCTCATGCAG GCTGCTGCTGCAAGGAGTGCTCAATCCACCACCAGCGTTCGC AAGGAACATTCGCATGGTGCTGCCAACAGGACCACCTGCACACTGATTCCCGGAGATGGTGTAGGTCCGGAGCTGGTCTACTCCCTGCAGGAGGTTTTCAAG GCAGCTAGCGTGCCTGTGGATTTCGAGTGCTATTTTCTTTCTGAGATCAATCCCGTGCTGAGCGCGAAGCTGGAGGATGTTGTCGCCTCCATTCAGAAGAACAAAGTCTGCATTAAG GGCATTCTGGCCACTCCCGACTACAGCAATGTGGGCGACCTGCAGACCTTGAACATGAAGCTGCGTAACGACCTTGACCTCTACGCCAACGTTGTCCATGTGCGCAGTTTGCCCGGCGTCAAGACCCGTCACTCCAACATCGACACCGTCGTGATCCGTGAACAAACCGAGGGCGAGTACTCTGCTCTGGAGCACGAGTCGGTTCCCGGTATCGTAGAGTGCTTGAAGATCGTCACTGCCAAGAAGTCCATGCGCATTGCCAAGTTCGCCTTCGATTACGCCACAAAGAATCAGCGCAAGAAGGTCACCGCCGTGCACAAGGCCAACATCATGAAGCTTGGTGACGGTCTCTTCTTGCGGTCCTGCGAGCAGGTCTCAAAGCTCTATCCCCGCATCCAGTTCGAGAAGATGATTGTGGACAACACCACCATGCAAATGGTGTCCAACCCCAATCAGTTTGACGTTATGGTTACCCCCAATCTGTACGGTGCCATCGTTGACAACCTGGCCTCCGGTCTCGTGGGTGGTGCTGGAGTCGTAGCTGGTGCTTCGTACTCATCGGAGACGGTGGTCTTTGAACCG GGTGCACGTCACACCTTCGCCGGGGCCGTGGGCAAGAACCTGGCAAATCCCACAGCCATGCTGCTGTGCGGTGTCAAGCTGTTGCGCCACATTAACTTGCCCACCTACGGCGAGGTCATCCAGAACGCCATCAACAAGGTGCTGGTCGACGGCAAGATTCGCACCAAGGATCTGGGCGGACAGTCCACCACGCAGGACTTCACCCGCGCCGTCATCCTCAACATGTCCTAG
- the Mitofilin gene encoding MICOS complex subunit Mic60, protein MYRLAVRDQCKCALQRTLQQTTTSSSRQFSQSQSHNNSRRNREQGNQQQGRQGYGYQSLPPPPNMREAGFGKVVLFVSPLAAVGGVITYAKYDDDFRKLVENKVPGAGTVIKVALQEEPPFQGIKKSVNEQVDKVKAGFDTVTSSVDSVTSKVTGLFGGGSEEKPKAPKVEPAKVEKAEKKPLTVSPPVKVESKQVEKPPVKPVAQVKPKEEQLPREVIELEKTIELSAQLAVKEYNHAISVLKSFNEDVRKVVDRAVEKGENAVWTTLRNRAGARDSAVATAERAAREAQEKIVACEIALSAAATAQNAKKVEVVRDKIKKLVDHIATVKDELYRHKDTASVSDKYWLNVEKARNYFIDEIESIFPGLSLADRTLNLSKEDLDLFILHAYTHVLAYQKELQRLQTDGELRLKRAIDSLRGDSDSEALRAQLEYHLEAERRKLAVENQKKIFHIHAESDKVLRQQLKKQAEAHADHIKDIVAQRETDLTRSFKRELEDKLATEKANYKLQLAAMLGKLRGMDAALQERADSERTANQAQALWAACQALWASVRTATPGVHYKEKLRPLKNEINAIAKVSKGDDLVAAVLQSMPQEARERGVYPEDALRERFLNVERVARRLALVPEDGAALPIYLLSYLQSLFILRPDNPISKDELENKPFDYSKLDTYDILNRARYHVDRSDFLQALKYLNLLQGAPRQIAGEWMKEARLMLETQQAANTLMAHAAASGLLYL, encoded by the exons ATGTATCGACTGGCGGTGCGAGATCAGTGCAAGTGCGCCCTGCAG CGTACGCTGCAGCAGACCACGACAAGTAGCAGCAGGCAGTttagccagagccagagccacaATAACAGCAGGAGGAACCGGGAGCAGGGCAACCAGCAGCAAGGACGGCAAGGATATGGCTACCAGAGCCTTCCCCCGCCGCCAAACATGCGCGAAGCTGGCTTCGGCAAAGTCGTGCTCTTCGTTTCCCCCTTGGCGGCCGTGGGCGGTGTCATTACCTATGCCAA GTACGACGACGACTTCCGAAAACTGGTGGAAAACAAGGTGCCTGGAGCCGGTACCGTCATCAAGGTGGCGCTGCAGGAAGAGCCACCGTTCCAGGGCATCAAGAAGAGTGTCAACGAGCAGGTGGACAAGGTCAAGGCCGGCTTTGACACTGTAACCTCATCCGTCGACTCTGTAACATCCAAGGTGACTGGTCTCTTCGGCGGCGGCAGCGAAGAAAAGCCAAAGGCGCCTAAGGTGGAACCAGCGAAGGTGGAGAAGGCTGAAAAGAAACCCCTGACGGTGTCGCCGCCGGTTAAGGTCGAGTCTAAGCAGGTTGAAAAGCCACCCGTCAAGCCAGTTGCGCAGGTGAAGCCTAAAGAGGAGCAGCTGCCTCGCGAGGTTATCGAGCTGGAGAAGACCATTGAGCTGTCCGCCCAGCTGGCCGTCAAGGAGTACAACCACGCAATAAGTGTCCTCAAGAGCTTCAACGAGGATGTGCGCAAAGTGGTGGACAGGGCGGTTGAAAAAGGAGAGAATGCGGTATGGACCACGTTGAGGAATCGCGCCGGAGCCCGTGACTCAGCAGTGGCCACGGCTGAGAGAGCGGCGCGAGAGGCCCAGGAGAAAATTG TTGCATGCGAGATCGCCTTGAGTGCCGCGGCCACGGCGCAGAATGCCAAGAAAGTTGAGGTGGTGCGCGACAAGATTAAGAAGCTTGTGGACCACATAGCCACCGTTAAGGATGAACTTTATCGACACAAGGACACCGCCAGCGTATCCGACAAGTACTGGCTCAACGTGGAGAAGGCGCGCAACTACTTTATTGACGAGATCGAGTCCATCTTCCCGGGGCTGAGTCTAGCCGATCGGACTCTCAACTTGTCCAAGGAGGACCTCGATCTTTTCATCTTGCACGCCTACACCCACGTTCTCGCCTACCAAAAGGAGCTGCAGCGCCTCCAAACTGACGGTGAACTGCGCTTGAAGCGGGCCATTGACTCTCTGCGTGGCGACAGTGATTCGGAGGCATTGCGCGCCCAGCTGGAATACCATCTGGAGGCGGAGCGACGCAAGCTGGCCGTGGAGAACCAAAAGAAGATTTTCCACATCCATGCTGAGTCCGACAAGGTGCTACGCCAGCAGCTCAAGAAGCAGGCCGAGGCCCATGCCGATCACATCAAGGATATCGTGGCGCAGCGTGAGACCGATCTCACGCGCAGCTTCAAGCGCGAGCTAGAGGACAAGTTGGCCACCGAGAAGGCCAACTACAAGCTTCAGCTGGCCGCTATGCTGGGCAAGCTGCGAGGCATGGATGCGGCTCTCCAGG AGCGTGCGGATTCGGAGCGCACTGCCAACCAAGCTCAAGCTCTGTGGGCCGCCTGCCAAGCCCTGTGGGCCTCCGTGCGCACTGCCACTCCCGGTGTTCACTACAAGGAAAAGCTGCGTCCTCTGAAGAACGAGATCAATGCTATTGCCAAGGTGTCCA AGGGTGACGATCTGGTGGCAGCCGTGCTGCAGAGCATGCCCCAAGAGGCTCGGGAGCGCGGTGTTTATCCCGAGGATGCCTTGCGGGAACGTTTCTTGAACGTGGAGCGTGTGGCACGCCGGTTGGCGCTGGTTCCGGAGGATGGAGCCGCCCTACCAATCTATTTGCTGTCCTATCTCCAGTCGTTGTTCATCTTGCGACCCGATAATCCCATTTCCAAGGACGAACTCGAAAACAAACCTTTCGACTACAGCAAGTTGGACACCTACGACATCCTGAACAGGGCCAG GTACCATGTGGATCGCAGCGATTTCCTGCAGGCACTGAAGTACTTGAACCTGCTCCAGGGTGCGCCGCGCCAGATAGCCGGCGAGTGGATGAAAGAGGCACGCCTCATGCTGGAGACGCAGCAGGCGGCTAACACCCTAATGGCCCACGCTGCCGCCAGCGGCCTTCTGTATTTGTAG
- the LOC108130579 gene encoding transmembrane protein 181, which translates to MAKPHSDADASGLGYAYQLPSGGLLLRLKSSLSQFSDLFSDFSRYISPAYHHDRCERSVHMRLYSMHKREFVMVFLGFFTCFGLGIVIGLTGPPITSTSTLTAQQILANTSLAHSTTVLATGPFAMKSPLTTTYSQQLWLIAKLVTGNNDDERYDKSFQVSVSIDGINEQHKPQNVLGSGVAHNRTRHLLCVRNDCEEFTVMHLGFLDYAHYIITVRFFGLESFHQKYNIRSITFYFKTYSPEFTQIEIWFRCIFLLFTFIVICWYAHTLRKYPVYDWSIEQRWLSVLLPLLLLYDNPFFPLIFLMNSWLPGMLDAILQATFLCALLMFWLCIYHGLRQNERSFVRFYLVKVIVVLPIWLCAIVLATWEKCNELRDPTYSHFVDTKNYNGFKMFFYIACCMYVLYLVLLILRAYTELRSMPYFDMRLKFLTLLMLFVLSISITVTTSRFGFGILEDNFVASLNTTYRSSAQFMCFYGLLNFYLYTMAYVYSPDGRFAQAELAVTKDNPAISMIDDSDEDVVYGSDEESRRPLTSVGGGAGKNDYDSD; encoded by the exons ATGGCCAAGCCTCACTCTGATGCAGACGCCTCTGGCCTGGGCTATGCCTACCAGCTGCCGTCCGGCGGCCTCCTGCTGCGCCTCAAGTCCTCCCTATCCCAATTCAGCGATCTGTTCAGCGACTTTAGCAGATATATCTCGCCTGCTTACCACCACGACCGTTGCGAGAGGTCCGTGCACATGCGACTCTACTCGATGCACAAGCGGGAGTTCGTCATGGTCTTCCTGGGCTTCTTCACCTGCTTCGGTTTGGGCATTGTTATCGGGCTGACGGGTCCGCCCATTACCAGCACTTCGACACTCACAGCCCAGCAGATACTGGCCAACACCTCGCTAGCCCACAGCACCACCGTCCTGGCCACCGGACCGTTTGCCATGAAGTCACCTCTGACCACCACCTACTCGCAGCAGCTGTGGCTGATTGCCAAACTGGTGACGGGCAACAATGATG ATGAGCGCTATGACAAGAGTTTCCAGGTCAGTGTTTCCATCGATGGAATCAACGAGCAGCACAAGCCCCAGAACGTACTGGGCTCTGGCGTGGCCCACAATCGGACTAGGCACCTGCTCTGTGTGCGAAACGATTGCGAAGAGTTCACAGTGATGCACCTGGGATTCCTAGACTATGCCCACTACATCATCACCGTTCGATTCTTTGGGTTGGAGTCCTTCCACCAGAAGTACAACATACGTAGCATTACGTTCTAT TTCAAAACCTATAGCCCGGAGTTCACACAGATTGAGATTTGGTTCAGGTGCATCTTCCTGCTCTTCACCTTCATTGTTATC TGCTGGTATGCTCACACTCTTCGCAAATATCCTGTCTACGATTGGTCCATTGAGCAGCGTTGGTTGTCCGTCCTGCTGCCCCTGCTCCTGCTCTACGACA ACCCATTCTTTCCGCTGATATTCCTAATGAACTCGTGGCTGCCTGGAATGCTGGACGCCATTCTCCAGGCCACCTTCCTTTGTGCCCTGCTGATGTTCTGGCTGTGCATCTACCATGGTCTCCGCCAGAACGAGCGCAGCTTCGTGCGCTTCTACCTGGTGAAAGTGATCGTCGTCCTGCCCATCTGGCTGTGTGCCATCGTCTTGGCCACCTGGGAGAAGTGCAACGAACTGAGAGATCCCACATACAGCCACTTCGTGGACACAAAGAACTACAAT GGCTTTAAGATGTTCTTCTACATAGCCTGTTGCATGTACGTGCTATACTTGGTGCTGTTGATCCtacgcgcctacaccgaactCCGATCCATGCCCTATTTTG ATATGCGCCTGAAGTTCCTCACGCTCCTCATGCTGTTCGTCCTGTCCATATCCATCACAGTAACCACGAGCCGGTTTGGCTTCGGCATCCTCGAGGACAACTTTGTGGCCTcactgaacaccacctaccgcAGCTCGGCACAGTTTATGTGCTTCTATGGGCTGCTCAACTTCTACCTGTATACCATGGCATATGTGTACTCTCCGGACGGCCGATTCGCCCAGGCCGAATTGGCTGTTACCAAGGATAATCCAGCCATTTCCATGATCGATGACTCGGACGAGGATGTTGTGTACGGCTCCGATGAGGAGTCACGCCGCCCTCTCACTTCCGTCGGCGGCGGAGCTGGGAAAAACGATTATGACAGCGATTGA
- the LOC108130611 gene encoding oxaloacetate tautomerase fahd2, mitochondrial, whose protein sequence is MLAARMRFVQYLLKGDLSKRLGFLAEDQKSLVELAGLTGVPNDLKTLIAQNPNLEELAQKAAKQPRLEITDDVTLLPPLTDPGKIICIGLNYQDHCDEQNKPAPKEPLFFSKFNNALAGPQDNVIAHLASTKIDWEVELVAVIGKVAQHVPKEKAMDHIFGYTVAQDISARDWQKERNGGQFLIGKSMDTFLPLGPAVVHKSLVPNVYDLSLKTWVNGVLKQDGNTGNLIFKLDDVIHRLSQTMTLLPGDIIVTGTPKGVGMHRSPPEFLKPGDVVESEIVGLGKLRNNIVAP, encoded by the exons ATGCTAGCTGCCAGAATGAGGTTCGTGCAATATTTGCTCAAAGGTGACTTGTCCAAGCGGCTGGGATTCCTCGCCGAGGACCAAAAGTCCTTGGTGGAGCTTGCCGGTTTGACTGGAGTGCCCAATGACCTTAAGACCCTCATCGCCCAGAACCCCAACCTGGAGGAGCTGGCTCAAAAGGCAGCGAAACAACCTCGACTGGAGATTACCGATGACGTCACGCTGCTACCCCCCCTAACAGATCCCGGAAAGATTATATGCATTG GCTTGAACTACCAAGACCATTGTGATGAGCAAAACAAACCGGCTCCAAAGGAGCCACTGTTCTTCAGCAAGTTCAACAACGCATTGGCTGGCCCCCAAGACAACGTCATTGCCCACTTAGCTAGCACC AAAATCGACTGGGAGGTCGAACTGGTGGCTGTCATTGGCAAGGTCGCCCAACATGTACCCAAGGAGAAGGCTATGGATCACATTTTCGGTTACACCGTGGCCCAGGACATATCTGCCCGCGACTGGCAGAAGGAGCGCAACGGCGGCCAGTTCCTTATTGGCAAGTCGATGGACACATTCCTGCCCTTGGGGCCAGCGGTGGTGCACAAGAGCCTGGTGCCGAATGTGTATGATTTGTCGTTGAAGACTTGGGTCAATGGCGTGCTGAAGCAAGACGGCAATACCGGCAACTTGATTTTCAAGCTGGACGATGTGATCCACAGATTGTCCCAGACTATGACCTTGCTGCCGGGCGACATTATTGTGACCGGAACGCCTAAAGGAGTGGGCATGCACCGCAGTCCCCCGGAGTTCCTTAAGCCCGGAGATGTCGTAGAGTCGGAGATCGTCGGTCTGGGAAAGCTCCGCAACAACATCGTTGCGCCCTAA
- the ND-42 gene encoding NADH dehydrogenase [ubiquinone] 1 alpha subcomplex subunit 10, mitochondrial yields the protein MTAVFRVGLVRLVSRASQSPSLLQAQANALPSAFQQRCSISGKTMRGGPRVPKAAPYPYKTKKYSVINSFFDKTSQRFDENSKVICVEGPVAAGKTKFAEELADELDMKYFPAVDLDLIYVNPYGYDMRKLDPQLPPSCRSYDVKNFLQDPNHDLAAQFQIRMYMLRYSQYIDALQHILSTGQGVVLERSPYSDFVFMEAMFRQGYLSRGARSVYNELRENTISEILKPHLVIYLDLPVDAVKKQIKARNIGYEANSKVFSDAYLRDVEQLYKQQYLKDIATHAELLIYDWTAGGETEVVVEDIERIDFNQHESDPHNKKMLDWRFPLEAEWCEARIKYCDEKPDLMNYFNVPRFDVPELLRNADDTKVWRDVWYNAPGMKYRPGYNADMGDEGLLTKTKLGVNEAI from the exons ATGACCGCCGTATTCCGCGTTGGACTGGTGCGGCTCGTCAGCCGCGCCTCCCAGTCGCCCAGTCTGCTGCAGGCTCAGGCGAACGCCCTGCCCTCCGCCTTCCAGCAGCGGTGCAGCATCTCTGGGAAAACGATGCGCGGTGGTCCCCGCGTACCGAAGGCCGCCCCCTATCCTTACAAAACGAAGAAGTACAGCGTTATCAACTCCTTTTTTGACAAAACCTCGCAGCGCTTTGACGAAAACTCAAAGGTGATCTGCGTCGAGGGACCGGTTGCAGCCGGCAAGACGAAGTTTGCCGAGGAGCTGGCGGACGAGCTGGATATGAAATACTTTCCTGCAGTAGATTTGGACCTGATCTACGTAAATCCGTACGGCTATGACATGCGCAAGCTGGATCCCCAGCTACCGCCCAGCTGCCGCAGCTACGACGTTAAGAACTTCCTGCAGGATCCCAACCACGACCTAGCTGCCCAGTTCCAGATCCGCATGTACATGCTGCGCTACTCGCAGTACATCGACGCCTTGCAACACATCTTGAGCACCGGACAGGGAGTGGTGCTCGAGAGGAGTCCCTACTCGGACTTTGTCTTCATGGAGGCCATGTTCCGTCAAGGGTATCTGTCCCGCGGAGCCCGATCCGTCTACAACGAGTTGCGCGAGAACACCATCAGTGAGATTCTGAAGCCGCATCTGGTGATCTATCTGGATCTGCCAGTAGATGCCGTCAAGAAGCAGATCAAGGCTCGCAACATTGGTTACGAGGCGAACTCGAAGGTCTTCAGCGATGCGTATCTGCGCGATGTGGAGCAGCTGTACAAGCAGCAGTACCTTAAGGACATCGCCACTCATGCCGAGCTGCTCATCTACGACTGGACGGCCGGTGGCGAGACCGAGGTTGTGGTGGAGGACATTGAGCGCATCGACTTTAACCAGCACGAGTCCGATCCCCACAACAAGAAGATGCTCGACTGGCGCTTCCCCCTGGAAGCGGAGTGGTGCGAGGCCCGCATTAAGTACTGCGATGAGAAGCCCGACCTCATGAATTATTTCAATGTTCCGCGCTTCGACGTTCCGGAGCTTCTGCGTAACGCCGACGACACCAAGGTCTGGCGTGATGTCTGGTACAAC GCTCCCGGCATGAAGTACCGCCCTGGCTACAACGCCGACATGGGCGACGAAGGACTTCTGACCAAGACGAAATTGGGTGTCAACGAGGCCATCTAG
- the LOC108130582 gene encoding uncharacterized protein, with translation MEISINVFVFLLYTLVVIYLQHFVNKYTEFVRRL, from the coding sequence ATGGAAATCTCCATCAACGTCTTCGTTTTCCTGCTCTATACCCTGGTTGTGATCTATCTGCAGCATTTTGTAAACAAGTACACGGAGTTCGTGCGCCGCCTATAA
- the Cchl gene encoding holocytochrome c-type synthase, giving the protein MGNSAITRVQMEASKSIPVDHAKFRSAGGSPPPECPMHQKGAGAGEKPPHPKIQASECPVQHDNSDVNPLNMMPPANQQPAPDQPFPLPTDRQTSTIPKVTEDGSVQFWQYPSQQMFWNAMLRKGWRWKTEDVSQKDMGDIIRIHNANNEQAWQEVLKWEALHAKECGNPRLKSFGGKAKDFSPRARFRSWLGYELPFDRHDWIVDRCGKDVRYVIDYYDGGLVDKDYRFALLDVRPAMDSVGNVWDRMRVAYMRWKYEVSEKFGGRDDGGKVTAGSD; this is encoded by the exons atggGCAACTCAGCTATTACCAGGGTGCAGATGGAGGCTTCCAAGAGTATTCCAGTGGATCATGCCAAGTTCAGGAGCGCGGGAGGAAGTCCCCCGCCAGAGTGCCCCATGCACCAAAAGGGAGCAGGCGCTGGGGAGAAGCCTCCACACCCCAAGATCCAGGCCTCCGAGTGCCCGGTGCAGCACGACAACAGCGACGTTAACCCATTAAACATGATGCCGCCAGCTAATCAGCAGCCAGCCCCCGATCAGCCTTTTCCCCTGCCCACCGACCGCCAAACTTCAACAATCCCGAAGGTGACCGAAGATGGTAGTGTCCAATTCTGGCAGTATCCCAGCCAACAGATGTTTTGGAACGCCATGTTACGCAAGGGATGGCGCTGGAAGACGGAAGACGTCTCCCAGAAGGACATGGGTGATATCATTCGAATCCACAACGCCAATAATGAGCAGGCCTGGCAGGAGGTCCTTAAGTGGGAAGCGCTGCACGCGAAGGAGTGTGGAAATCCGCGCTTGAAGAGCTTTGGCGGCAAGGCCAAGGACTTCAGTCCCCGCGCCCGTTTCCGCAGCTGGCTCGG ATACGAACTGCCCTTTGATAGGCACGACTGGATCGTAGACCGCTGTGGCAAGGATGTGCGCTATGTTATTGACTACTACGACGGTGGCCTGGTGGACAAGGACTATCGCTTTGCTCTCCTGGACGTGCGCCCGGCCATGGACTCTGTTGGCAATGTGTGGGACCGAATGCGCGTTGCCTACATGCGCTGGAAGTACGAGGTGTCCGAAAAGTTTGGCGGTCGCGACGACGGTGGCAAGGTGACCGCGGGCAGCGATTAG